AATAGATATAATTTTTTCAGCCAATTCCCTTTGCTCATCTTCGGTGTAAAATATAACACTTCTATATTGTGTTCCGATGTCAGGTCCCTGTCTATTTATTTCAGTGAAATCATGTATTTCAAAAAAATATTTTAATAATTCTTCTGTTGAGATAATTTCATTATCATATATAACTTTTACAGTTTCTGCATGTCCTGTTCTTCCTGTACATACTTCTTCATATGTGGGATTTTCTGTTTTTCCACCCATATATCCAACCTCAGTATCCATTACACCATCTAATTTTTTAAATAAATCTTCTACTCCCCAAAAGCAACCAGCAGCAAGATAAATTGTTTTTTTCATATTTTCACCTCCAGAAAATGTATATATATTATTTTACCATAAAATTAGGAAAACAAACAACTTTTTTATATTATAATAATCTGATATAATATAAATAACAACAATGAATTTGTTAAGGGAGGGAAGAAAGATGAAATGCGGAAGAGAGGTTTTAAAATCGAATTGGAAGAATCTTGAAGTGGATTTGCCAGATAGAAAAAAGGGAATTAAAAATCCTCCATATATAAAACCATATCCTCAGGATACGGAATTAATAAATTTACCAGACATAAAAGGTTTTAAACCGATAAATAATGATTTCATTTCTTTATTGTTTAATAGGCAGAGTCGCAGAAGATATAAAGATAAACCTATTAGTCTGGAAGAATTATCCTATATGTTGTTTTATACGCAAGGTGTAAAAAAAGTGGTAAAGGATAAAGTAACCTTTAGAACTGTTCCATCTGCAGGAGCTACACATCCTCTTGAAACATATATTGTTGTGTTTAATGTTAAAGGATTGGAAAAAGGAATTTATAGATATATATCCACAGAACATAAATTACTCCCAATAAAATTTGAAAACTTAAGAGAAGAGATTATAGAAGCTACATTAGGCCAAAGGTTTATAGGAGAGAGTGCTGTTGTATTTGTTTGGAGTGCAATCCCTTATAGAACAGAATGGAAGTACAAAAACGAGGCTCATAAGACAATTTCTATTGATGCAGGACATGTATGTCAAAATTTATATTTACTTGCTGAATCAATAAATTGTGGGACATGTGCAGTTGCTGCGTATGATCAGGATTTAATGGATAAATT
This is a stretch of genomic DNA from Marinitoga piezophila KA3. It encodes these proteins:
- a CDS encoding SagB/ThcOx family dehydrogenase; translated protein: MKCGREVLKSNWKNLEVDLPDRKKGIKNPPYIKPYPQDTELINLPDIKGFKPINNDFISLLFNRQSRRRYKDKPISLEELSYMLFYTQGVKKVVKDKVTFRTVPSAGATHPLETYIVVFNVKGLEKGIYRYISTEHKLLPIKFENLREEIIEATLGQRFIGESAVVFVWSAIPYRTEWKYKNEAHKTISIDAGHVCQNLYLLAESINCGTCAVAAYDQDLMDKLIEVDGKDEFVVYLAPIGKI